The following coding sequences lie in one Myxococcus xanthus genomic window:
- a CDS encoding DUF4150 domain-containing protein, which produces MNTVFPDVCKTPTPSGPVPIPYPNIGKSSDTAKGPKSVVVEGKMPMVKGAKYSLTAGDEAGSAGGVVSGSTKGEAEFMLYSFDVKFEGKNVCRMGDPLFHNKKNIMG; this is translated from the coding sequence ATGAACACGGTCTTCCCCGACGTATGCAAGACGCCAACGCCCTCCGGGCCCGTCCCCATTCCCTACCCGAACATTGGCAAGTCCAGCGATACGGCGAAGGGCCCCAAATCCGTCGTGGTCGAGGGAAAAATGCCAATGGTCAAGGGCGCGAAGTACAGCCTCACCGCGGGCGACGAAGCCGGTTCCGCAGGGGGCGTCGTGAGTGGCTCGACCAAGGGCGAGGCGGAATTCATGCTCTATTCCTTCGACGTGAAGTTCGAAGGCAAGAACGTGTGTCGCATGGGTGACCCCCTCTTCCACAACAAGAAGAACATCATGGGTTGA
- a CDS encoding iron-containing alcohol dehydrogenase, whose translation MVTDVSASSSFEFATATRVLFGPGRLAEAPEAIRGLGGSRVLLVTGANPTRARPLQDALERLGLGVTVFSVDGEPTVERAREGTARIAEAGCDAVVALGGGSALDAGKAIAALAANGGDPLDYLEVIGRGQPLTRPSLPFMAIPTTAGTGSEVTRNAVLGSKDAKVKASLRSPHMLPRVALVDPDLLSGAPAAVLASSGMDALSQLIEPFLSARANPLTDALAREGLRRSARSLRRAVLDGADAPAREDLALASLFGGLCLANAGLGAVHGFAAPVGGMFDAPHGAVCAALLPAVLDVNLRALRARAPTHPSLPRVQELAVLLTGRADARAEDAVAWVDELRAALGVPGLGRYGLTEAQVPALVTKAKGASSMKANPLVLTDAELAEIASRSL comes from the coding sequence GTGGTGACGGACGTGAGCGCCTCTTCCTCGTTCGAGTTCGCCACCGCCACCCGCGTCCTCTTCGGCCCGGGCCGCCTGGCCGAAGCGCCAGAGGCCATTCGCGGCCTCGGGGGCTCCCGGGTGCTGCTCGTCACCGGCGCCAATCCCACACGCGCACGGCCCCTCCAGGACGCGTTGGAGCGTCTGGGACTGGGGGTGACTGTCTTTTCCGTGGACGGCGAGCCCACGGTGGAGCGAGCCCGCGAAGGCACCGCGCGCATCGCGGAAGCGGGCTGTGACGCGGTGGTGGCCCTGGGCGGAGGCAGCGCGCTGGACGCGGGCAAGGCCATTGCCGCGCTCGCCGCCAATGGGGGCGACCCGCTGGACTACCTGGAAGTCATTGGCCGGGGCCAGCCGCTCACCCGCCCGTCCCTGCCCTTCATGGCCATCCCCACCACGGCCGGCACCGGCTCCGAGGTGACGCGCAACGCGGTGCTTGGCTCGAAGGACGCGAAGGTGAAGGCCAGCCTGCGCAGTCCGCACATGTTGCCGCGCGTGGCGCTGGTGGACCCGGACCTGCTCTCTGGGGCTCCCGCCGCGGTGCTGGCGTCCAGTGGCATGGATGCGCTGTCGCAGCTCATCGAGCCCTTCCTCTCCGCGCGCGCCAACCCACTGACGGACGCGCTGGCGCGCGAGGGACTGCGAAGGTCGGCCCGCTCGCTGCGGCGCGCGGTGCTGGACGGCGCGGATGCGCCCGCGCGCGAGGACCTGGCCCTGGCCAGTCTCTTCGGCGGCCTGTGTCTGGCCAATGCCGGCCTGGGCGCGGTGCACGGCTTCGCCGCGCCCGTGGGTGGCATGTTCGACGCGCCCCACGGCGCGGTGTGCGCGGCACTGCTGCCCGCGGTGCTGGACGTCAACCTGCGCGCGCTGCGGGCCCGTGCGCCAACGCATCCGTCACTGCCCCGGGTGCAGGAGCTGGCGGTGCTGCTGACGGGAAGGGCCGATGCCCGGGCCGAGGACGCCGTCGCGTGGGTAGACGAACTGCGCGCGGCGCTGGGCGTGCCGGGACTGGGCCGCTACGGGCTGACGGAGGCCCAGGTGCCCGCGCTGGTGACGAAGGCCAAGGGGGCCAGCAGCATGAAGGCCAACCCCCTGGTGCTGACCGACGCGGAGCTGGCGGAAATCGCCAGCCGGTCGCTCTAA
- a CDS encoding antibiotic biosynthesis monooxygenase has translation MSHSLLVVHVQVHVKPEHVDAFHQATLANARESVKEPGIARFDVMQDAEDPTRFVLVEAYRTPQAPAAHKETAHYLTWRDTVAPMMAEPRTSRKFANRFPDDAGW, from the coding sequence ATGTCCCACAGCCTCCTCGTCGTTCACGTCCAGGTCCACGTCAAGCCGGAGCACGTGGACGCCTTCCACCAGGCCACGCTCGCCAATGCGCGCGAAAGCGTGAAGGAGCCTGGCATTGCCCGCTTCGACGTCATGCAGGACGCCGAGGACCCCACGCGCTTCGTGCTGGTAGAGGCGTACCGGACGCCCCAGGCCCCCGCCGCGCACAAGGAGACGGCGCACTACCTCACCTGGCGCGACACCGTGGCGCCGATGATGGCGGAGCCCCGCACCAGTCGGAAGTTCGCCAACCGCTTCCCCGACGACGCCGGGTGGTGA
- a CDS encoding heparin lyase I family protein: MKKTLLLVGTLLGMSGTGCGAPEDVSPESDASPIEFDALDSQAVSAAALTTTGCTQLTARSVISNGHDGNVPANTMDSNLGTRWSRLGKGSWIDYDLGSIQKVSGVSVAWHEGNTRANDFSVSVSPDGYTYTQVYSGKSSGKTTAAETYSFSTINTRRVRVTFQGNNLNEWASIAEARACSSTSSTVPPTDPTPEPNPDPEQPQPGNGASVVWVGDFETNSRSQWSSTQMVSADRLALVSSPARQGRYALKATVRKGDDPINASGNRNELVRMTREATGSEYYYRFSTMFDSSFPSAKTWQLFTQWHHEGNSGSPPVEFYVYGEEIRLNIGGNPGTIVWRTPLVRGRWLDFIFHVKWSPDSKVGFVELYLNGKVVMPKRFIATQYKGQLNYLKVGLYRNDTVSPVGIVYHDGWTMARKLEDVISPTTVLKAP, translated from the coding sequence ATGAAGAAGACCCTCCTGCTGGTTGGAACGCTGCTCGGTATGAGCGGCACGGGCTGTGGCGCCCCGGAAGATGTCTCCCCTGAATCCGACGCGTCCCCCATTGAATTCGATGCCCTCGACAGCCAGGCGGTCAGTGCCGCGGCGCTGACCACGACGGGCTGCACCCAGCTGACGGCCCGGTCAGTGATTTCCAACGGCCATGACGGAAACGTTCCGGCCAATACCATGGATTCCAATCTGGGCACCCGGTGGAGCCGCCTCGGCAAGGGCTCCTGGATTGACTACGATTTGGGCTCCATCCAAAAGGTTTCCGGCGTCTCCGTCGCGTGGCATGAGGGCAACACCCGCGCGAATGATTTCTCCGTCTCAGTCTCACCGGATGGATATACCTATACACAGGTCTATTCGGGCAAGAGCAGCGGCAAGACGACCGCCGCGGAGACGTACAGCTTCTCCACCATCAATACGCGGCGCGTCCGCGTCACGTTCCAGGGCAACAACCTGAATGAGTGGGCCAGCATCGCCGAGGCGCGTGCCTGCTCGTCCACGTCGTCGACGGTGCCGCCCACCGACCCCACCCCGGAGCCGAACCCCGACCCGGAGCAGCCCCAGCCGGGCAACGGCGCCAGCGTGGTGTGGGTCGGTGACTTCGAGACCAACAGCCGCTCGCAGTGGAGCAGCACGCAGATGGTGAGCGCGGACCGGTTGGCGCTGGTGAGCTCGCCCGCGCGGCAGGGCCGCTACGCCCTCAAGGCCACCGTTCGCAAGGGCGACGACCCCATCAACGCGAGCGGCAACCGCAACGAGCTGGTGCGCATGACGCGCGAGGCCACGGGCTCCGAGTACTACTACCGCTTCAGCACCATGTTCGACTCGAGCTTTCCCAGCGCGAAGACGTGGCAGCTCTTCACCCAGTGGCACCACGAGGGCAACTCGGGTTCGCCGCCGGTGGAGTTCTACGTCTACGGCGAGGAGATTCGCCTCAACATCGGCGGCAACCCGGGCACCATCGTCTGGCGCACGCCGCTGGTTCGCGGCCGTTGGCTGGACTTCATCTTCCACGTGAAGTGGTCGCCGGACTCGAAGGTGGGCTTCGTGGAGCTGTACCTCAACGGCAAGGTCGTGATGCCCAAGCGCTTCATCGCCACCCAGTACAAGGGCCAGCTCAACTACCTGAAGGTCGGCCTGTACCGGAATGACACCGTCAGCCCCGTGGGCATCGTCTACCACGACGGGTGGACCATGGCCCGCAAGCTGGAAGACGTCATCAGCCCGACGACGGTCCTCAAGGCCCCGTAG
- a CDS encoding AAA family ATPase produces the protein MNPASGSCVACGARFLGGVLACPRSAAGVPRDAPVRRWAPGLCHPPLVGRVAVLKRLMGLAEDVRRGLGRAVWLMGEAGMGKTRVKDAFVERLASDGFEIWEGSGLALPGAPAGIFRELLDATRALSPPAGTGRVSSADAERIQRFLEGRERQGIPASLASERTALFDSLCHALMPHRRPRLLVLEDWQHGDALSHALVEELVSRLSHTPLLLLALQRPSGTAPAPLSAEVLTVGRLGPAESAALLEGRLRNRGTLTPAAREALLRGSAGHPLHLLHAVTLHEEQPEREVPLTGEAAHAARQALLPPAQRDVLRAASVLGPSFPRAVLVALAGGVGPLALLETGGWLCSVAGGRYTWAVEPAPGVDELPEAELPAAHRRAAEAYEALPEPLRQRASMELTRQWLSAEESSRALPCLVSLAGWNLAALEPGPAMAVYRFALGLANALKPDAALEWRRRLWEYMGDAHRLAGEPAEADAAWHTARTLDDEGLASPSGDRARRLFKRASVVLALGRYEEVLGLDREGRRDCLSAAPLMSVSLDALSALALSALGRFEEARARIVLAREQLQEAAQEDGPARAGVEALLHRALGGVQLGLGFPEAAASEYAQVLRWSERAGDTWEHSTALLNLGDAYSRAGDRERAAHFFQLALELDSRTGDRRGMAYTHHGLALLHTRAGAPELAKEDALRGLQLASMLEDRRLQSLLRCVLGRAQLQLGELEEAGRQLQLAARDASAAGARLELLQAEACLRVLEARR, from the coding sequence ATGAACCCGGCTTCGGGCTCGTGCGTTGCGTGTGGGGCGCGTTTCCTGGGAGGCGTACTGGCGTGTCCGCGGAGCGCGGCGGGGGTGCCCCGGGACGCGCCGGTCCGCCGATGGGCGCCAGGGTTGTGCCACCCGCCGCTGGTGGGCCGCGTCGCCGTGCTGAAGCGGCTGATGGGGCTGGCGGAGGACGTGCGGCGCGGGTTGGGACGGGCGGTGTGGTTGATGGGTGAAGCGGGGATGGGCAAGACGCGCGTCAAGGACGCCTTCGTGGAGCGCCTGGCCTCGGATGGCTTCGAAATCTGGGAAGGCAGTGGCCTGGCGTTGCCGGGCGCACCCGCGGGCATCTTCCGGGAGCTGCTGGACGCCACGCGGGCGCTCAGCCCTCCCGCCGGGACGGGCCGCGTGTCCAGCGCGGACGCGGAGCGAATCCAGCGCTTCCTGGAAGGCCGCGAGCGCCAGGGCATTCCGGCGAGCCTCGCCTCCGAGCGCACCGCCCTCTTCGACTCCCTGTGCCACGCGCTGATGCCCCACCGCCGTCCGCGCCTGCTGGTGCTGGAGGACTGGCAGCATGGGGACGCGCTCAGCCATGCGCTGGTGGAGGAGCTGGTGTCGCGGCTGTCGCACACGCCGTTGCTGTTGCTGGCGCTCCAACGCCCCAGCGGCACGGCGCCAGCGCCTCTCTCGGCGGAAGTCCTGACGGTGGGGCGGCTGGGGCCCGCCGAGTCCGCGGCGCTGCTGGAGGGCCGGTTGCGGAACCGGGGGACACTGACGCCCGCGGCCCGGGAGGCGCTGCTGCGCGGCAGTGCCGGACACCCGCTGCACCTGCTGCACGCGGTGACCCTGCACGAGGAGCAGCCGGAGCGGGAGGTGCCACTCACGGGCGAGGCGGCACATGCGGCGCGGCAGGCCTTGCTGCCCCCGGCACAGCGGGACGTGCTGCGGGCGGCGTCGGTGCTGGGCCCGTCGTTTCCCCGGGCGGTGCTGGTGGCGTTGGCGGGTGGGGTGGGGCCGCTGGCGCTGCTGGAGACGGGGGGCTGGCTGTGCTCCGTCGCGGGAGGCCGGTACACGTGGGCGGTGGAGCCCGCCCCGGGCGTAGATGAGCTGCCGGAGGCGGAGTTGCCCGCGGCACACCGGCGGGCCGCGGAAGCCTATGAGGCCCTTCCGGAGCCGCTGCGTCAACGCGCCAGTATGGAGTTGACGCGGCAATGGCTGTCAGCGGAGGAGTCCTCCCGGGCACTGCCTTGTCTGGTATCACTGGCGGGCTGGAACCTGGCGGCATTGGAGCCGGGGCCCGCCATGGCTGTGTATCGCTTCGCGTTGGGACTGGCGAACGCGCTCAAACCAGACGCAGCGCTGGAGTGGCGGCGGAGGCTCTGGGAATACATGGGCGACGCGCACCGGCTGGCGGGCGAGCCCGCGGAAGCGGACGCCGCGTGGCACACTGCGCGGACGCTGGATGATGAGGGATTGGCATCTCCCTCGGGGGACCGGGCCCGGCGTCTGTTCAAGCGGGCGTCGGTGGTGCTCGCGCTCGGCAGGTACGAGGAGGTGCTGGGGCTCGACAGGGAGGGGCGCCGGGACTGTCTGTCCGCGGCGCCGCTGATGTCCGTGTCGCTGGATGCGCTGTCCGCGCTGGCGCTGTCCGCGCTGGGCCGGTTCGAGGAGGCGCGCGCGAGGATTGTCCTGGCCCGTGAGCAGTTACAGGAGGCAGCCCAGGAAGACGGCCCCGCGCGGGCGGGTGTGGAGGCGCTGCTCCACCGGGCCCTGGGCGGCGTGCAGCTCGGGCTGGGATTCCCGGAGGCCGCGGCGTCCGAGTACGCCCAGGTCCTGCGCTGGAGCGAGCGCGCGGGGGACACGTGGGAACACTCCACCGCGTTGCTGAACCTGGGCGACGCGTATTCGCGGGCGGGAGACAGGGAGCGCGCGGCGCACTTCTTCCAGCTCGCGCTGGAGCTGGATTCACGCACGGGAGACCGCCGGGGCATGGCCTACACGCACCATGGACTGGCACTGCTGCACACGCGCGCGGGCGCACCTGAGCTGGCGAAGGAAGACGCGCTGAGAGGGCTTCAGCTGGCGTCCATGCTGGAGGACCGGCGCCTCCAGTCGTTGCTCCGGTGCGTGCTGGGGCGGGCCCAGTTGCAACTGGGCGAGCTGGAGGAGGCTGGACGTCAGCTCCAGCTCGCGGCGAGAGATGCCTCCGCCGCGGGAGCCCGCTTGGAGCTGCTTCAGGCGGAGGCGTGCCTGCGGGTGTTGGAGGCGCGGCGCTGA